One genomic window of Halictus rubicundus isolate RS-2024b chromosome 12, iyHalRubi1_principal, whole genome shotgun sequence includes the following:
- the Sky gene encoding GTPase-activating protein skywalker isoform X1 — translation MLVTQTPSSMDNQPNMMSVLEEEANVDIDDAFPPHVDTTNIVIQPESPTSKKQALKTFNEVNALLQAGRKREVKLIIRENAWPLNNGIRTQLWPALCSQHAHGKNMLDGFYWDMVNQVFGTTELPEKSIMLPPFVDSTHCLSYNLTRKGRSVADRVVSVLGYACPDITYSPSLYPITALLLHFMPEEECYHCMASLVAAKDKMFITQTKLLYEVTWKTVEQITKKHVKSAAVHLARHCSGSRAERIYMDWIWWILQLLPFQHLVRVMDCFLHEGIKVFYRVAMAIVLLFYKHSSLQNSEWMNEISKNGIDAALSKFCRQIPVTPAKFLRTAFGIRGLSSAYISRVFLRTEMALKSRSVLTGSRSLARSRSTDNLPTSQSQVNIQMMSHTLTIREGAHSPGPRALSMGVYPIQSICSQILDMPDLFTLWSWLPMRITMYQPILLYTTEEHGCSLTTFYVRVEQHEPTLLMIKTCNNEVFGAYCSTRWCERNMKNDKGQRQAYFGTGETFLFSLYPERAKYPWVGMDSSHNDSKVHHSAELFMAADSKMITIGGGDGQAIWMDENIRFGKTDRCSTFNNPPLCANGDFEIRVLEVYGFAGA, via the exons ATGTTAGTCACACAGACACCCTCCTCGATGGACAACCAGCCGAATATGATGTCGGTACTCGAGGAGGAGGCGAATGTCGATATCGATGACGCGTTTCCACCGCACGTCGACACGACGAACATCGTGATACAGCCGGAGTCGCCTACCAGCAAGAAACAAGCGCTAAAGACCTTCAACGAGGTCAATGCGCTCCTACAGGCTGGCAGAAAGAGGGAGGTTAAGCTGATCATAAGGGAGAACGCGTGGCCATTGAACAACGGAATTAGGACGCAGCTATGGCCGGCTCTATGCAGTCAACACGCACACGGCAAGAACATGCTCGACGGCTTCTACTGGGACATGGTCAATCAAGTTTTTGGGACTACAG AGCTGCCGGAAAAATCAATCATGCTACCGCCGTTTGTGGATAGCACTCATTGCCTGTCGTACAATCTGACAAGAAAGGGCAGGAGTGTCGCGGACAGGGTTGTATCTGTGCTGGGATACGCTTGTCCCGACATCACCTACAGTCCTTCGCTCTACCCGATCACAGCGCTTCTTCTTCACTTCATGCCAG AGGAGGAGTGTTATCATTGTATGGCCAGCCTGGTCGCTGCTAAAGACAAAATGTTCATTACGCAAACCAAACTTCTGTACGAAGTTACCTGGAAAACTGTCGAGCAAATCACCAAAAAGCACGTG AAATCGGCGGCGGTACATTTAGCGAGGCATTGCTCAGGATCGAGAGCGGAGAGAATTTACATGGATTGGATCTGGTGGATACTACAGCTTCTTCCATTCCAACATCTAGTCAGGGTTATGGACTGTTTCCTACACGAAGGCATTAAG GTCTTCTACCGGGTAGCGATGGCTATAGTTTTATTATTCTATAAGCACTCATCCTTGCAAAACTCTGAGTGGATGAATGAAATTTCCAAGAACGGCATCGACGCCGCGCTGTCGAAATTCTGCAGGCAAATACCG GTGACGCCGGCGAAATTTTTGCGTACCGCATTTGGGATACGCGGACTCAGCTCAGCATACATATCAAGGGTATTTTTGCGCACAGAAATGGCTCTTAAAAGTAGAAGCGTTTTAACGGGATCCAGATCGTTGGCTCGTTCCCGATCCACGGACAATCTGCCCACGAGCCAGTCCCAAGTCAACATTCAGATGATGTCGCACACGCTCACGATACGAGAA GGTGCACACAGTCCTGGACCGCGTGCTCTGTCAATGGGCGTTTATCCCATACAAAGCATATGCTCCCAGATTCTAGACATGCCTGAT ttattCACGTTGTGGTCCTGGCTGCCGATGCGGATTACCATGTATCAACCAATACTGCTATACACAACCGAAGAGCATGGTTGTTCGTTGACGACGTTTTACGTAAGGGTAGAGCAACACGAACCAACCCTATTGATGATCAAGACCTGTAACAATGAA gTGTTCGGTGCCTACTGCTCCACAAGATGGTGCGAACGAAACATGAAAAACGACAAAGGACAAAGACAAGCCTATTTCGGCACAGGTGAAACGTTTCTGTTCAGTTTGTACCCTGAACGAGCAAAATACCCTTGGGTAGGGATGGACTCTTCGCACAATGATTCCAAGGTTCATCATTCGGCTGAGCTGTTCATGGCGGCAGATTCTAAAATGATAACAATTGGCGGcgg AGATGGACAAGCCATATGGATGGACGAGAACATAAGATTCGGTAAGACAGACCGGTGCTCCACGTTCAACAACCCACCTCTTTGTGCTAACGGCGACTTTGAGATTAGGGTACTGGAGGTGTACG
- the Sky gene encoding GTPase-activating protein skywalker isoform X4, with the protein MLVTQTPSSMDNQPNMMSVLEEEANVDIDDAFPPHVDTTNIVIQPESPTSKKQALKTFNEVNALLQAGRKREVKLIIRENAWPLNNGIRTQLWPALCSQHAHGKNMLDGFYWDMVNQVFGTTELPEKSIMLPPFVDSTHCLSYNLTRKGRSVADRVVSVLGYACPDITYSPSLYPITALLLHFMPEEECYHCMASLVAAKDKMFITQTKLLYEVTWKTVEQITKKHVKSAAVHLARHCSGSRAERIYMDWIWWILQLLPFQHLVRVMDCFLHEGIKVFYRVAMAIVLLFYKHSSLQNSEWMNEISKNGIDAALSKFCRQIPVTPAKFLRTAFGIRGLSSAYISRVFLRTEMALKSRSVLTGSRSLARSRSTDNLPTSQSQVNIQMMSHTLTIREKECEDTYKDRGAHSPGPRALSMGVYPIQSICSQILDMPDLFTLWSWLPMRITMYQPILLYTTEEHGCSLTTFYVRVEQHEPTLLMIKTCNNEVFGAYCSTRWCERNMKNDKGQRQAYFGTGETFLFSLYPERAKYPWVGMDSSHNDSKVHHSAELFMAADSKMITIGGGDGQAIWMDENIRFGKTDRCSTFNNPPLCANGDFEIRVLEVYGFAGA; encoded by the exons ATGTTAGTCACACAGACACCCTCCTCGATGGACAACCAGCCGAATATGATGTCGGTACTCGAGGAGGAGGCGAATGTCGATATCGATGACGCGTTTCCACCGCACGTCGACACGACGAACATCGTGATACAGCCGGAGTCGCCTACCAGCAAGAAACAAGCGCTAAAGACCTTCAACGAGGTCAATGCGCTCCTACAGGCTGGCAGAAAGAGGGAGGTTAAGCTGATCATAAGGGAGAACGCGTGGCCATTGAACAACGGAATTAGGACGCAGCTATGGCCGGCTCTATGCAGTCAACACGCACACGGCAAGAACATGCTCGACGGCTTCTACTGGGACATGGTCAATCAAGTTTTTGGGACTACAG AGCTGCCGGAAAAATCAATCATGCTACCGCCGTTTGTGGATAGCACTCATTGCCTGTCGTACAATCTGACAAGAAAGGGCAGGAGTGTCGCGGACAGGGTTGTATCTGTGCTGGGATACGCTTGTCCCGACATCACCTACAGTCCTTCGCTCTACCCGATCACAGCGCTTCTTCTTCACTTCATGCCAG AGGAGGAGTGTTATCATTGTATGGCCAGCCTGGTCGCTGCTAAAGACAAAATGTTCATTACGCAAACCAAACTTCTGTACGAAGTTACCTGGAAAACTGTCGAGCAAATCACCAAAAAGCACGTG AAATCGGCGGCGGTACATTTAGCGAGGCATTGCTCAGGATCGAGAGCGGAGAGAATTTACATGGATTGGATCTGGTGGATACTACAGCTTCTTCCATTCCAACATCTAGTCAGGGTTATGGACTGTTTCCTACACGAAGGCATTAAG GTCTTCTACCGGGTAGCGATGGCTATAGTTTTATTATTCTATAAGCACTCATCCTTGCAAAACTCTGAGTGGATGAATGAAATTTCCAAGAACGGCATCGACGCCGCGCTGTCGAAATTCTGCAGGCAAATACCG GTGACGCCGGCGAAATTTTTGCGTACCGCATTTGGGATACGCGGACTCAGCTCAGCATACATATCAAGGGTATTTTTGCGCACAGAAATGGCTCTTAAAAGTAGAAGCGTTTTAACGGGATCCAGATCGTTGGCTCGTTCCCGATCCACGGACAATCTGCCCACGAGCCAGTCCCAAGTCAACATTCAGATGATGTCGCACACGCTCACGATACGAGAA AAAGAATGTGAAGACACATACAAAGACAGG GGTGCACACAGTCCTGGACCGCGTGCTCTGTCAATGGGCGTTTATCCCATACAAAGCATATGCTCCCAGATTCTAGACATGCCTGAT ttattCACGTTGTGGTCCTGGCTGCCGATGCGGATTACCATGTATCAACCAATACTGCTATACACAACCGAAGAGCATGGTTGTTCGTTGACGACGTTTTACGTAAGGGTAGAGCAACACGAACCAACCCTATTGATGATCAAGACCTGTAACAATGAA gTGTTCGGTGCCTACTGCTCCACAAGATGGTGCGAACGAAACATGAAAAACGACAAAGGACAAAGACAAGCCTATTTCGGCACAGGTGAAACGTTTCTGTTCAGTTTGTACCCTGAACGAGCAAAATACCCTTGGGTAGGGATGGACTCTTCGCACAATGATTCCAAGGTTCATCATTCGGCTGAGCTGTTCATGGCGGCAGATTCTAAAATGATAACAATTGGCGGcgg AGATGGACAAGCCATATGGATGGACGAGAACATAAGATTCGGTAAGACAGACCGGTGCTCCACGTTCAACAACCCACCTCTTTGTGCTAACGGCGACTTTGAGATTAGGGTACTGGAGGTGTACG
- the Sky gene encoding GTPase-activating protein skywalker isoform X2 produces the protein MLVTQTPSSMDNQPNMMSVLEEEANVDIDDAFPPHVDTTNIVIQPESPTSKKQALKTFNEVNALLQAGRKREVKLIIRENAWPLNNGIRTQLWPALCSQHAHGKNMLDGFYWDMVNQVFGTTELPEKSIMLPPFVDSTHCLSYNLTRKGRSVADRVVSVLGYACPDITYSPSLYPITALLLHFMPEEECYHCMASLVAAKDKMFITQTKLLYEVTWKTVEQITKKHVKSAAVHLARHCSGSRAERIYMDWIWWILQLLPFQHLVRVMDCFLHEGIKVFYRVAMAIVLLFYKHSSLQNSEWMNEISKNGIDAALSKFCRQIPVTPAKFLRTAFGIRGLSSAYISRVFLRTEMALKSRSVLTGSRSLARSRSTDNLPTSQSQVNIQMMSHTLTIREKECEDTYKDRLFTLWSWLPMRITMYQPILLYTTEEHGCSLTTFYVRVEQHEPTLLMIKTCNNEVFGAYCSTRWCERNMKNDKGQRQAYFGTGETFLFSLYPERAKYPWVGMDSSHNDSKVHHSAELFMAADSKMITIGGGDGQAIWMDENIRFGKTDRCSTFNNPPLCANGDFEIRVLEVYGFAGA, from the exons ATGTTAGTCACACAGACACCCTCCTCGATGGACAACCAGCCGAATATGATGTCGGTACTCGAGGAGGAGGCGAATGTCGATATCGATGACGCGTTTCCACCGCACGTCGACACGACGAACATCGTGATACAGCCGGAGTCGCCTACCAGCAAGAAACAAGCGCTAAAGACCTTCAACGAGGTCAATGCGCTCCTACAGGCTGGCAGAAAGAGGGAGGTTAAGCTGATCATAAGGGAGAACGCGTGGCCATTGAACAACGGAATTAGGACGCAGCTATGGCCGGCTCTATGCAGTCAACACGCACACGGCAAGAACATGCTCGACGGCTTCTACTGGGACATGGTCAATCAAGTTTTTGGGACTACAG AGCTGCCGGAAAAATCAATCATGCTACCGCCGTTTGTGGATAGCACTCATTGCCTGTCGTACAATCTGACAAGAAAGGGCAGGAGTGTCGCGGACAGGGTTGTATCTGTGCTGGGATACGCTTGTCCCGACATCACCTACAGTCCTTCGCTCTACCCGATCACAGCGCTTCTTCTTCACTTCATGCCAG AGGAGGAGTGTTATCATTGTATGGCCAGCCTGGTCGCTGCTAAAGACAAAATGTTCATTACGCAAACCAAACTTCTGTACGAAGTTACCTGGAAAACTGTCGAGCAAATCACCAAAAAGCACGTG AAATCGGCGGCGGTACATTTAGCGAGGCATTGCTCAGGATCGAGAGCGGAGAGAATTTACATGGATTGGATCTGGTGGATACTACAGCTTCTTCCATTCCAACATCTAGTCAGGGTTATGGACTGTTTCCTACACGAAGGCATTAAG GTCTTCTACCGGGTAGCGATGGCTATAGTTTTATTATTCTATAAGCACTCATCCTTGCAAAACTCTGAGTGGATGAATGAAATTTCCAAGAACGGCATCGACGCCGCGCTGTCGAAATTCTGCAGGCAAATACCG GTGACGCCGGCGAAATTTTTGCGTACCGCATTTGGGATACGCGGACTCAGCTCAGCATACATATCAAGGGTATTTTTGCGCACAGAAATGGCTCTTAAAAGTAGAAGCGTTTTAACGGGATCCAGATCGTTGGCTCGTTCCCGATCCACGGACAATCTGCCCACGAGCCAGTCCCAAGTCAACATTCAGATGATGTCGCACACGCTCACGATACGAGAA AAAGAATGTGAAGACACATACAAAGACAGG ttattCACGTTGTGGTCCTGGCTGCCGATGCGGATTACCATGTATCAACCAATACTGCTATACACAACCGAAGAGCATGGTTGTTCGTTGACGACGTTTTACGTAAGGGTAGAGCAACACGAACCAACCCTATTGATGATCAAGACCTGTAACAATGAA gTGTTCGGTGCCTACTGCTCCACAAGATGGTGCGAACGAAACATGAAAAACGACAAAGGACAAAGACAAGCCTATTTCGGCACAGGTGAAACGTTTCTGTTCAGTTTGTACCCTGAACGAGCAAAATACCCTTGGGTAGGGATGGACTCTTCGCACAATGATTCCAAGGTTCATCATTCGGCTGAGCTGTTCATGGCGGCAGATTCTAAAATGATAACAATTGGCGGcgg AGATGGACAAGCCATATGGATGGACGAGAACATAAGATTCGGTAAGACAGACCGGTGCTCCACGTTCAACAACCCACCTCTTTGTGCTAACGGCGACTTTGAGATTAGGGTACTGGAGGTGTACG
- the Sky gene encoding GTPase-activating protein skywalker isoform X3, with protein sequence MLVTQTPSSMDNQPNMMSVLEEEANVDIDDAFPPHVDTTNIVIQPESPTSKKQALKTFNEVNALLQAGRKREVKLIIRENAWPLNNGIRTQLWPALCSQHAHGKNMLDGFYWDMVNQVFGTTELPEKSIMLPPFVDSTHCLSYNLTRKGRSVADRVVSVLGYACPDITYSPSLYPITALLLHFMPEEECYHCMASLVAAKDKMFITQTKLLYEVTWKTVEQITKKHVKSAAVHLARHCSGSRAERIYMDWIWWILQLLPFQHLVRVMDCFLHEGIKVFYRVAMAIVLLFYKHSSLQNSEWMNEISKNGIDAALSKFCRQIPVTPAKFLRTAFGIRGLSSAYISRVFLRTEMALKSRSVLTGSRSLARSRSTDNLPTSQSQVNIQMMSHTLTIRELFTLWSWLPMRITMYQPILLYTTEEHGCSLTTFYVRVEQHEPTLLMIKTCNNEVFGAYCSTRWCERNMKNDKGQRQAYFGTGETFLFSLYPERAKYPWVGMDSSHNDSKVHHSAELFMAADSKMITIGGGDGQAIWMDENIRFGKTDRCSTFNNPPLCANGDFEIRVLEVYGFAGA encoded by the exons ATGTTAGTCACACAGACACCCTCCTCGATGGACAACCAGCCGAATATGATGTCGGTACTCGAGGAGGAGGCGAATGTCGATATCGATGACGCGTTTCCACCGCACGTCGACACGACGAACATCGTGATACAGCCGGAGTCGCCTACCAGCAAGAAACAAGCGCTAAAGACCTTCAACGAGGTCAATGCGCTCCTACAGGCTGGCAGAAAGAGGGAGGTTAAGCTGATCATAAGGGAGAACGCGTGGCCATTGAACAACGGAATTAGGACGCAGCTATGGCCGGCTCTATGCAGTCAACACGCACACGGCAAGAACATGCTCGACGGCTTCTACTGGGACATGGTCAATCAAGTTTTTGGGACTACAG AGCTGCCGGAAAAATCAATCATGCTACCGCCGTTTGTGGATAGCACTCATTGCCTGTCGTACAATCTGACAAGAAAGGGCAGGAGTGTCGCGGACAGGGTTGTATCTGTGCTGGGATACGCTTGTCCCGACATCACCTACAGTCCTTCGCTCTACCCGATCACAGCGCTTCTTCTTCACTTCATGCCAG AGGAGGAGTGTTATCATTGTATGGCCAGCCTGGTCGCTGCTAAAGACAAAATGTTCATTACGCAAACCAAACTTCTGTACGAAGTTACCTGGAAAACTGTCGAGCAAATCACCAAAAAGCACGTG AAATCGGCGGCGGTACATTTAGCGAGGCATTGCTCAGGATCGAGAGCGGAGAGAATTTACATGGATTGGATCTGGTGGATACTACAGCTTCTTCCATTCCAACATCTAGTCAGGGTTATGGACTGTTTCCTACACGAAGGCATTAAG GTCTTCTACCGGGTAGCGATGGCTATAGTTTTATTATTCTATAAGCACTCATCCTTGCAAAACTCTGAGTGGATGAATGAAATTTCCAAGAACGGCATCGACGCCGCGCTGTCGAAATTCTGCAGGCAAATACCG GTGACGCCGGCGAAATTTTTGCGTACCGCATTTGGGATACGCGGACTCAGCTCAGCATACATATCAAGGGTATTTTTGCGCACAGAAATGGCTCTTAAAAGTAGAAGCGTTTTAACGGGATCCAGATCGTTGGCTCGTTCCCGATCCACGGACAATCTGCCCACGAGCCAGTCCCAAGTCAACATTCAGATGATGTCGCACACGCTCACGATACGAGAA ttattCACGTTGTGGTCCTGGCTGCCGATGCGGATTACCATGTATCAACCAATACTGCTATACACAACCGAAGAGCATGGTTGTTCGTTGACGACGTTTTACGTAAGGGTAGAGCAACACGAACCAACCCTATTGATGATCAAGACCTGTAACAATGAA gTGTTCGGTGCCTACTGCTCCACAAGATGGTGCGAACGAAACATGAAAAACGACAAAGGACAAAGACAAGCCTATTTCGGCACAGGTGAAACGTTTCTGTTCAGTTTGTACCCTGAACGAGCAAAATACCCTTGGGTAGGGATGGACTCTTCGCACAATGATTCCAAGGTTCATCATTCGGCTGAGCTGTTCATGGCGGCAGATTCTAAAATGATAACAATTGGCGGcgg AGATGGACAAGCCATATGGATGGACGAGAACATAAGATTCGGTAAGACAGACCGGTGCTCCACGTTCAACAACCCACCTCTTTGTGCTAACGGCGACTTTGAGATTAGGGTACTGGAGGTGTACG